Below is a genomic region from Acidobacteriota bacterium.
GGCCCACCCCCCACCCGTTATTAGCTGGGCCACCCGCCAGGGGAAGATTGGTCGGGGAGACAGCTGGAAAGGCGGTTCTATGGCAGTTCGTCCCTGAAGGTAAGCGGGGGCAGGTCGCGTTACTTCTTCTCGCTCGGGCCGTAGCCCAGGTGGACATCGACGCCCGAGCCTTCGCCGACCTTGCCACCGAGCGGTCCCCCCTGGGTGGCGGGATCCACGCCCGCCATCTCCATCTTGCGGTGCCGCACCTCGCGCAGCGCGCGCAGGATGGCCGCCTGCTCCTCGGCGTACTCCTCTTCGGTGACCTCGCCGCTATCGAGGCGCATCTCGAGTTCGAGCAGCTGTTCTTTCAGCGGGGCATCATCGACGTACTGCTCTTCCGCCGTCTTCAAAATGGTGCGAAAGACGAACTTGATACCGGCGATGGGCATGAACAGCAGGTCGTCGACCAAGAACATAGTTTCGTTCCCCGTTCCCGGTTTCCTGTTTCCAGTCCGGAGTTCCCTGTCCTTCTCCGGAAACCGGCTATGACGCTGTTCCGCGCTCCAGTTTCAGCCGGATGTTCACGAAGTTATACGGCGGCCACGGTCCGGTGTACTTGAAATTCAGGCGGTCGCCAAAGCGTTGCGCGATCTTATTGACCGCCTCATCGAAATCCGATTCCTTGTCGCGATGGATAAGGAACGCGGCGTTCATGATCATTTTATCGCCGATGGGCTTGTTATCGCGCGACGCCACGCAAACCGGGCGCAGCGCCTCATAGATCTCACGCACATATTCCGCCGCGCGCTCGACCAGCGCTTTATCGATCATGCGGCCCAGCTGCATGCGGGCGAAGTAAGTGGATTGCAAGTGCTTGCGCGTGATCTCCTGATGGAAGCGGTGGATGTCCTCGTGCCCCCGCTTCAACTCCTCGATGATCTGGTCGCGGTCCCAGGTGACCTTCAAGCCGAACTCCAGCTTGTTGGCCATCTGCTTGAGCACATCTTTCAGCGACGGATAGATGGACTTCAGCACTTCGCGGATATCGTCGTCGGTCCGGAACACGGTGCCAAAGCTCATGGGGATGATGGTCTGTCCCTTCATCA
It encodes:
- a CDS encoding GvpL/GvpF family gas vesicle protein — its product is MSPTKPKRNPTRKAAPKAAPAPKIATKIATKEKPVAVPSAKIRRGTEAEREVHALEPSQLTRTERPQLVASGQTEGSEGRYVYGVIPTKEPMTFGKIGMGASGEMVYTVHHGDIAGVVSKSPVFIFDPTRENALAHEHVIETVMKGQTIIPMSFGTVFRTDDDIREVLKSIYPSLKDVLKQMANKLEFGLKVTWDRDQIIEELKRGHEDIHRFHQEITRKHLQSTYFARMQLGRMIDKALVERAAEYVREIYEALRPVCVASRDNKPIGDKMIMNAAFLIHRDKESDFDEAVNKIAQRFGDRLNFKYTGPWPPYNFVNIRLKLERGTAS
- a CDS encoding gas vesicle protein GvpG, whose product is MFLVDDLLFMPIAGIKFVFRTILKTAEEQYVDDAPLKEQLLELEMRLDSGEVTEEEYAEEQAAILRALREVRHRKMEMAGVDPATQGGPLGGKVGEGSGVDVHLGYGPSEKK